One stretch of Pelmatolapia mariae isolate MD_Pm_ZW linkage group LG3_W, Pm_UMD_F_2, whole genome shotgun sequence DNA includes these proteins:
- the tmem256 gene encoding transmembrane protein 256 — protein MSASAVVRRLAALSGASAVGAGAYGAHGFKNSDPDDYRIVLFETANKYHFYHSLALLGAAHCGKPAVAGSLLIAGMGMFCGSLYHQALTGDPGLRKAAPVGGVAMIVGWLAMIL, from the exons ATGAGCGCTTCTGCTGTGGTTCGGAGGTTAGCAGCTCTGTCAGGAGCCTCGGCAGTGGGAGCTGGGGCTTACGGGGCTCACG gTTTCAAGAACAGCGATCCTGATGACTACAGAATAGTG CTTTTTGAAACCGCCAACAAGTACCATTTCTACCACAGCCTGGCCTTGCTGGGTGCTGCCCACTGTGGGAAACCTGCTGTG gCTGGTAGCCTTCTGATTGCGGGCATGGGGATGTTCTGTGGCTCTCTATACCACCAGGCTCTGACAGGGGACCCCGGACTGCGCAAAGCGGCTCCCGTGGGGGGCGTAGCTATGATTGTTGGATGGCTGGCCATGATTCTCTGA